A genomic region of Palaemon carinicauda isolate YSFRI2023 chromosome 11, ASM3689809v2, whole genome shotgun sequence contains the following coding sequences:
- the LOC137649362 gene encoding uncharacterized protein — MEAEGRLVEHNCIEEKVLGYRYNVNSDTLSLAPCTVESAADTKRKVLSQISKVFDPLNFTLPALNEQKTYGLHVFCNSSTEAYGFVMYACSDDNQSSFLFAKSKLAPLRKGNEHSVPTLELMGVILALKCLPTLMETYRNIQFQFVNICADAKVVLNWIITKESKVKSKFIRNRILEVDYLKNEIVKEFKVPVKYNYVHTEQNPADLLTRGLSYNKFLENRKFWLEGPEWLNNNFERWPKYPFMSLSPQHKGKVNVNYVQIVKVNTGFLNINKFSSYERLVKFTSYFFRPLCKVKGGDPRERAKKYWIEIAQSECFSKEIEFLKKEVKSEQNVPSLVSNLNLFIDEDLEEGLLSAYILTIMFIILCCFQKCIN, encoded by the exons ATGGAGGCTGAAGGAAGGCTAGTTGAGCATAATTGTATAGAAGAGAAAGTTTTAGGTTATAGGTATAATGTAAATAGTGATACTTTAAGTCTGGCACCTTGTACTGTGGAATCTGCTGCTGACACTAAAAGAAAAGTTTTGTCTCAGATCTCTAAAGTTTTTGATCCGCTGAATTTTACCTTGCCA GCTTTAAATGAACAAAAAACATATGGGCTTCATGTATTTTGTAACAGCTCAACTGAAGCTTATGGTTTTGTAATGTATGCATGTTCTGATGACAAtcaaagttcttttttgtttgctAAATCTAAATTGGCTCCTTTAAGAAAGGGAAATGAGCATAGTGTGCCCACTTTAGAATTAATGGGGGTGATTTTAGCATTAAAATGTCTACCTACACTTATGGAAACTTATAGAAATATTCAGTtccaatttgtaaatatttgtgcGGACGCTAAAGTTGTATTGAACTGGATAATAACTAAGGAGTCTAAAGTAAAatctaaatttataagaaatagaaTATTAGAAGTAGATTACCTTAAGAATGAAATTGTTAAAGAATTTAAAGTACCTGTAAAGTATAATTATGTGCATACAGAACAAAACCCTGCTGATTTGTTGACGAGAGGGTTGTCTTATAATAAGTTTTTAGAGAATAGGAAATTTTGGTTGGAGGGACCAGAATGGTTAAATAATAATTTCGAAAGGTGGCCCAAATATCCTTTCATGAGTTTGTCTCCACAACATAAAGGTAAAGTAAATGTAAATTATGTGCAAATAGTGAAAGTAAACACAGgctttttgaatattaataaattttctagttatGAAAGGCTTGTCAAATTCACTAGTTATTTCTTCAGACCTTTATGCAAAGTAAAGGGTGGAGATCCAAGGGAAAGGGCCAAAAAGTATTGGATTGAAATAGCTCAAAGTGAATGTTTCTCTAAGGAAATAGAATTCCtgaaaaaagaagtaaaatcaGAACAAAATGTTCCTTCTCTAGTCTCTAATTTAAATCTATTTATAGATGAAGATCTAGAGGAAGGATTGCTAAGTGCTTATATTTTGACTATAATGTTTATAATCCTGTGTTGTTTCCAAAAGTGCATA